Proteins from a genomic interval of Arthrobacter sp. CAN_C5:
- a CDS encoding SDR family NAD(P)-dependent oxidoreductase, whose product MVRIDSPFTATNTAREVVEGIDLSGRTAIVTGGASGIGIETARALAHAGADVTLAVRDINAGQRVAMEITQTHPGAVVHVAPLDLADIDSVNRFANTWSAPLHLLINNAGVMMTPQSRTGPGWELQFATNHLGHFALAHRLHGALAAAGNARIVSVSSSGHGMSDIIYEDLFFERRPYDASQAYGQSKTANVLFAVEATRRWAGDGITANAVMPGGIWTNLQRHWDPEVLATTKKHVAATGLTIKTPEQGAATSVFAATSPLLDGIGGRYLEDCREADVVPAIKDGIYGVRHYALDHTSARQLWDVSLDLLQQAPTPMH is encoded by the coding sequence ATGGTACGTATCGATTCACCGTTCACTGCAACGAATACCGCCCGGGAGGTCGTCGAGGGTATCGATCTGTCCGGCCGCACCGCGATCGTCACCGGAGGCGCTTCGGGGATCGGCATCGAAACCGCTCGGGCCCTCGCCCATGCCGGCGCGGACGTGACCCTCGCGGTCCGCGACATCAACGCCGGACAGCGTGTCGCGATGGAGATCACCCAGACCCACCCCGGTGCTGTCGTCCACGTCGCGCCCCTCGATCTCGCTGACATCGACTCGGTCAATCGGTTCGCGAACACCTGGTCGGCTCCGCTGCACCTGCTGATCAACAATGCTGGCGTTATGATGACTCCGCAATCGCGGACAGGGCCCGGGTGGGAGTTGCAATTCGCCACCAACCATCTCGGCCACTTCGCCCTCGCACACCGACTGCACGGTGCGCTAGCAGCCGCCGGTAACGCCAGGATCGTCTCGGTGAGTTCCAGCGGACACGGCATGTCCGACATCATCTACGAAGACCTGTTCTTCGAACGAAGACCGTACGACGCCAGTCAGGCCTACGGACAATCGAAAACAGCGAACGTGCTCTTCGCCGTCGAGGCAACAAGGCGATGGGCAGGCGACGGGATCACCGCGAACGCCGTCATGCCCGGCGGGATCTGGACCAACCTGCAGCGCCACTGGGATCCGGAGGTCCTGGCTACAACGAAGAAGCACGTCGCAGCTACGGGCCTGACCATTAAGACACCCGAGCAGGGCGCCGCAACCTCGGTCTTCGCTGCAACCTCCCCTTTGCTGGACGGCATCGGAGGACGATATCTGGAGGACTGCAGGGAAGCCGATGTGGTTCCTGCGATTAAGGACGGGATTTACGGGGTCCGGCACTACGCGCTGGACCACACCAGCGCGCGGCAACTCTGGGACGTCTCCCTCGACCTCCTGCAGCAAGCACCTACCCCGATGCACTGA
- a CDS encoding SDR family NAD(P)-dependent oxidoreductase — MPLTSINPSISARSLEGRTALVTGSTSGIGAAIASTLAAAGAGVLVSGRDKTRGQTVLTRIREEGGQARFLGVDLAADHGDLRQFAIEATDLLGGRIDILVNNAGIYPATTTADLTDGELDAMLAVNVRAPHVLASLILPAMAENGAGVVVNVGSWMASVGNPFAAMYTATKAAVEQLTRSWAAEFGPSGVRVNTISPGVTLTPGNEAARPILDAMTAVTPAGVVVQPEDIAQGVLFLASDASRMMHGSILAIDGGILSTRPA; from the coding sequence ATGCCATTGACATCGATTAACCCATCCATCAGCGCCCGGTCCCTTGAGGGCCGGACTGCGCTCGTTACCGGTTCCACGAGCGGCATCGGGGCCGCCATCGCCTCTACCTTGGCGGCGGCTGGCGCGGGGGTCCTGGTGAGCGGACGTGACAAAACTCGCGGACAGACGGTCCTAACCCGGATCCGGGAAGAGGGAGGCCAGGCACGGTTTCTTGGCGTCGATCTGGCCGCCGACCACGGGGACCTGCGACAGTTCGCCATCGAAGCCACCGATCTGCTCGGAGGACGCATCGACATCCTCGTCAACAACGCGGGGATCTATCCTGCGACGACGACCGCGGACCTTACCGACGGTGAGCTCGATGCCATGCTCGCCGTCAACGTGCGGGCGCCTCACGTTCTTGCGTCATTAATCCTTCCGGCCATGGCCGAGAATGGGGCGGGCGTGGTTGTCAACGTCGGTTCGTGGATGGCGTCGGTCGGTAACCCTTTCGCGGCCATGTATACGGCGACGAAGGCGGCCGTCGAGCAACTCACCAGGTCATGGGCCGCCGAATTCGGTCCCAGCGGTGTGCGTGTCAATACGATCTCCCCGGGAGTGACGCTGACCCCGGGTAACGAGGCAGCCCGCCCGATCCTCGATGCCATGACGGCCGTGACACCGGCGGGCGTGGTGGTACAACCCGAGGACATCGCGCAGGGAGTACTCTTCCTTGCCTCCGACGCCTCCCGCATGATGCACGGAAGCATCCTGGCGATCGACGGGGGAATTCTCTCCACGCGGCCGGCTTGA
- a CDS encoding IS3 family transposase (programmed frameshift) — protein sequence MSNSGPRAGGPRPRRSFTPAQKLAHLAAYQQACDDGSGGGAYLRREGIYSSQITEWRKLRDAGVLEGRKPGEKIGKLTAEQAEIARLRRQLEVNERTLARTRAALDIMGKARQLLEENLRKRGAAAVVQETLMGVYAELTGAHIPTREAAVLAGIPRATATRSPRIPQAGPMPVSVPANKLDPDERAGILAAVNSARFVDLAPVQIYAQLLDEGTYLCSISTIYRILTENKQVKERRRQARHPPRTVPELTAAGPGQVYSWDITKLAGPVRGKYFDAYVMLDIYSRYIVGAYVHAHESGELAVEMMKEIFGIHGIPEIVHADRGTSMTSKTVAVLLSDLEVTRSHSRPRVSNDNPYSEAWFKTLKFAPVFPERFGSLADARAFMATFVEGYNHSHRHTGIGLNTPADVHYGLAATKATERSITLAAARQKNPERFSTETDPKILTVPGAAWINKPSQETQTEAAA from the exons ATGAGTAATTCTGGCCCTCGTGCCGGCGGTCCAAGGCCTCGAAGGTCGTTTACCCCGGCGCAGAAACTAGCCCATCTGGCCGCTTACCAACAGGCCTGTGACGATGGCTCCGGAGGCGGGGCGTACCTTCGTCGTGAGGGCATCTATTCCTCCCAGATCACTGAGTGGCGCAAACTCCGTGATGCAGGTGTGCTCGAGGGTAGGAAGCCCGGGGAGAAGATCGGCAAGCTTACCGCTGAGCAGGCCGAAATCGCCCGTCTACGCCGGCAACTGGAGGTGAATGAACGCACGCTGGCACGGACTCGGGCAGCGTTGGACATCATGGGAAAAGCACGGCAGCTTTTGGAGGAAA ATCTCCGAAAGCGAGGAGCAGCAGCAGTGGTACAGGAAACCCTGATGGGGGTTTATGCCGAACTCACAGGTGCGCATATCCCCACGCGGGAAGCGGCGGTCTTGGCCGGGATACCGCGGGCGACCGCAACCCGCAGCCCGCGGATCCCGCAGGCCGGGCCGATGCCCGTGTCTGTCCCGGCAAACAAGCTCGACCCGGACGAACGCGCCGGTATCCTCGCTGCCGTGAACTCTGCCCGCTTCGTGGATCTAGCCCCGGTCCAGATCTACGCGCAGCTGCTGGACGAGGGGACCTACCTGTGCTCAATCTCAACGATCTACCGGATATTGACTGAGAATAAGCAGGTCAAAGAGCGCCGCCGGCAGGCACGCCATCCGCCCAGGACCGTTCCGGAATTGACAGCGGCTGGCCCCGGGCAGGTCTACAGCTGGGACATTACCAAGCTTGCCGGCCCGGTCAGGGGTAAGTACTTCGATGCCTACGTGATGCTCGATATTTACTCCCGCTACATCGTGGGCGCATACGTCCATGCCCACGAATCCGGGGAGTTGGCGGTGGAGATGATGAAGGAAATCTTCGGTATCCACGGCATCCCGGAAATCGTGCACGCGGACCGCGGGACTTCTATGACGTCCAAGACCGTAGCTGTACTGCTCTCCGATCTGGAAGTCACCAGGTCACACTCCAGGCCCCGCGTATCCAATGACAACCCCTACAGCGAGGCGTGGTTCAAGACCTTGAAATTCGCTCCCGTGTTCCCTGAACGATTCGGCTCCCTGGCCGATGCGAGGGCCTTCATGGCGACTTTTGTCGAAGGATACAACCACAGCCACCGCCATACCGGAATCGGACTAAACACCCCGGCAGACGTCCACTACGGTCTTGCCGCGACGAAGGCCACCGAACGCTCCATCACTTTGGCCGCCGCACGGCAGAAGAATCCCGAACGATTCAGCACCGAAACGGACCCAAAAATACTCACCGTCCCCGGCGCGGCATGGATCAACAAACCATCCCAGGAAACCCAGACAGAAGCAGCCGCCTAA
- a CDS encoding helix-turn-helix transcriptional regulator encodes MAADRTHLGLFLRSRRDSLTPADVGMRAFPGPRRVPGLRKEELAVLAGVSSDYYSRMEQGRQANVSRSVLDALAKALRLTEVERQHLHILASPSPRRRSPIAVEQHADPGLLRMMTVIDHVPALILARRGEVLATNALLAAVLGDVRPGSSLMRYLFFEPLARERIVNWEHFAASSISALRGELGRHPDDHRLITLIDELRSRDVDAARWWEDHSVQDYASAAKQILHPDVGTLSFDIETMTSTRNADQVLIVYTAQPDSDTTRKLPFLASWSMANTTTT; translated from the coding sequence ATGGCAGCTGATCGAACGCACCTCGGATTGTTCCTGCGCTCCCGCCGCGACAGCCTGACCCCGGCAGACGTCGGTATGCGGGCCTTCCCCGGGCCGCGCCGTGTGCCCGGACTACGCAAGGAGGAACTAGCGGTCTTGGCCGGCGTGAGTTCCGACTACTACAGCCGCATGGAACAAGGACGGCAGGCGAATGTCTCCCGAAGCGTCCTCGACGCCCTGGCTAAGGCGCTGCGCCTGACGGAAGTAGAGCGGCAGCACCTTCACATACTGGCCAGTCCCTCACCGCGGCGCCGTTCCCCAATCGCCGTCGAGCAGCACGCTGACCCGGGGTTGCTCCGGATGATGACCGTCATCGATCATGTGCCGGCGCTCATCCTCGCCCGCCGGGGAGAAGTGCTGGCGACCAATGCGCTCCTCGCCGCCGTCCTCGGTGACGTACGACCCGGCTCATCCCTGATGCGCTACCTGTTCTTCGAACCCCTCGCCCGGGAACGCATCGTGAACTGGGAGCATTTCGCCGCCTCATCAATCTCTGCTCTCCGCGGTGAGCTCGGCCGCCACCCCGACGATCACCGGCTGATCACGTTAATCGATGAACTCAGATCGCGGGACGTCGACGCCGCACGATGGTGGGAGGACCACAGCGTCCAGGATTATGCATCCGCCGCAAAGCAGATCCTCCACCCCGATGTGGGGACATTGTCCTTCGACATCGAGACCATGACGTCGACACGCAACGCCGATCAGGTCCTCATCGTGTACACGGCGCAACCCGATTCGGACACCACACGGAAACTACCCTTCCTCGCCAGCTGGAGCATGGCCAACACCACGACCACCTGA
- a CDS encoding universal stress protein — MSHWPQLTLTRRVVGFDGSDTAERAVLWAAHHAAATWLPLVVTHCWMGMSHPTVLSPMIDDADSARRVAAERIAARGLDLAKQAEPKVNTSVKIVAGRPSEVLTKASTDASLLVTGSRGLGGFKGLLIGSVSLHLASSASCPVAVVRTERPAKRGILVAIDGSTQSDKALLFAADMARAQHTSLRLLHIRPYSRYAITRPPVPESKDDPIIQRALKLLPDDVDVTIVEDELAGPTVPRNVVLHAREAACVVLGAKGRNTLPVRLGSTVHAVLHYAQGTTVIVR, encoded by the coding sequence ATGAGCCACTGGCCTCAACTCACCCTGACACGTAGGGTTGTTGGCTTCGACGGGTCTGACACAGCAGAACGTGCAGTGTTGTGGGCTGCGCATCACGCCGCAGCGACCTGGCTTCCCCTCGTCGTCACGCACTGCTGGATGGGAATGTCTCATCCAACGGTCCTCAGCCCGATGATCGACGACGCCGACAGTGCCCGGCGGGTCGCAGCAGAAAGAATTGCTGCCAGAGGTCTGGACCTCGCCAAACAGGCCGAACCGAAAGTCAACACAAGCGTTAAGATAGTTGCTGGGCGCCCTTCTGAGGTGCTCACCAAGGCCTCCACGGACGCTTCGCTGCTTGTCACCGGCTCTCGAGGACTAGGCGGCTTTAAGGGTCTTCTCATCGGATCTGTCAGCCTTCACCTCGCATCCAGCGCCTCCTGCCCCGTTGCGGTTGTACGCACAGAACGACCTGCGAAAAGGGGAATCCTCGTCGCTATTGATGGCTCCACTCAAAGCGACAAGGCCCTCTTGTTCGCCGCGGATATGGCAAGAGCGCAGCATACCTCTTTGCGTCTTCTACATATCCGTCCCTACAGCCGATATGCCATCACTCGGCCACCAGTCCCGGAATCAAAAGACGACCCCATCATTCAGCGGGCACTCAAACTGCTGCCGGATGACGTCGATGTCACCATTGTCGAAGACGAACTAGCCGGACCCACTGTCCCAAGAAATGTCGTGCTTCACGCACGAGAAGCCGCCTGCGTTGTTCTCGGAGCAAAGGGACGCAACACCCTTCCTGTTCGTCTCGGATCTACCGTGCACGCCGTCTTGCACTATGCCCAAGGGACCACCGTCATCGTCCGCTAA